Proteins from a single region of Pseudorasbora parva isolate DD20220531a chromosome 22, ASM2467924v1, whole genome shotgun sequence:
- the cdk4 gene encoding cyclin-dependent kinase 4 — translation MEQGSVVQYEPVAEIGGGAYGTVYKARDRDSGQFVALKSVRVQTNQDGLPLSTVREVALLKRLEQFDHPNIVRLMDVCATLRTDQETKVTLVFEHVDQDLRTYLEKVPAPGLPIHQIRDLMQQLLCGLAFLHSNRVLHRDLKPENILVTSRGQVKLADFGLARIYSCHMALTPVVVTLWYRSPEVLLQTTYATPVDIWSTGCIFAEMFRRTPLFCGDSEMDQLGKIFAVIGLPSEDEWPTDVTLSRQNFSPQNPRPIADCVPEISEKGAKLLLEMLTFDPLKRISALNALEHDFFTE, via the exons ATGGAGCAGGGGAGCGTGGTGCAGTACGAGCCGGTGGCGGAGATCGGCGGAGGCGCTTACGGTACGGTTTACAAGGCTCGGGATCGAGACAGCGGGCAGTTTGTGGCTCTGAAGAGTGTGAGAGTGCAGACCAATCAGGACGGCCTTCCTCTGTCCACGGTTCGAGAGGTGGCGCTGCTCAAGCGACTGGAGCAGTTTGACCATCCCAACATCGTCAG GCTCATGGATGTGTGTGCCACGCTGAGGACCGACCAGGAGACGAAAGTGACTCTAGTGTTTGAGCACGTGGATCAGGACCTCAGGACGTACCTGGAGAAAGTGCCGGCGCCCGGACTGCCCATCCACCAGATCAGA GACTTGATGCAGCAGCTGCTGTGTGGTTTGGCGTTCTTGCACTCGAATCGGGTTCTCCATCGGGATCTGAAGCCGGAAAACATCCTGGTGACCAGCAGAGGACAGGTGAAGCTGGCAGACTTCGGGTTGGCGCGGATCTACAGCTGTCACATGGCGCTCACACCAGTG GTCGTGACGTTGTGGTATCGCTCTCCTGAAGTGCTGCTCCAGACCACATACGCCACACCTGTGGACATCTGGAGCACCGGCTGCATCTTCGCTGAGATGTTCAGACGCAC ACCTCTCTTCTGTGGAGATTCGGAGATGGACCAGCTGGGGAAGATTTTTGC GGTGATCGGCCTGCCGTCTGAAGACGAATGGCCGACGGATGTCACTCTGTCCCGTCAGAACTTCAGCCCTCAAAACCCTCGGCCAATCGCAGACTGTGTTCCTGAGATCAGTGAGAAGGGGGCAAAACTCTTATTG GAAATGCTGACATTCGACCCGCTGAAGCGAATCTCTGCGCTGAACGCTTTGGAGCACGATTTCTTCACAGAATGA